The Myxococcota bacterium genome has a segment encoding these proteins:
- a CDS encoding MlaD family protein, with protein MDGERRVRVIVGGFVVACLAAFAIVVVSLSAERGFFRPRYRLVAHFENVLGLQANAPVWLAGREVGRVESVRFGELGGRHPIEVELRIDMDVQELVRGDSTASVGTIGVLGDSYVEIGIGTLSAGPLRDGDEIATVTPVGLGALISKAGLALDSIASLAEDVDGVVGQLRSGELGRNLAETAHALNDLALEVRDGDGLLHSLVYDNYAGGGVESIERSLASLEHILNAVRTGEGILHDLIYKETNEQDLVVEVLEAGARLNSILAKVDRGEGTFGLMLNDPTLYEDLKILVGGAQRSGVVRSLIRMSVESGRE; from the coding sequence GTGGACGGTGAGCGGCGGGTGCGCGTGATCGTCGGGGGCTTCGTCGTCGCGTGTCTCGCGGCGTTCGCGATCGTCGTCGTGTCGCTCTCGGCGGAGCGCGGCTTCTTCCGGCCGCGCTACCGGCTCGTCGCGCACTTCGAGAACGTGCTCGGCCTGCAGGCGAACGCGCCCGTGTGGCTCGCCGGCCGCGAGGTCGGCCGCGTCGAGAGCGTGCGCTTCGGCGAGCTCGGCGGGCGGCACCCGATCGAGGTCGAGCTGCGCATCGACATGGACGTGCAGGAGCTCGTGCGCGGCGACTCGACGGCGAGCGTCGGGACGATCGGGGTGCTCGGCGACTCGTACGTGGAGATCGGGATCGGCACGCTCTCCGCCGGGCCGCTGCGCGACGGCGACGAGATCGCGACCGTGACGCCCGTCGGGCTCGGCGCGCTGATCTCGAAGGCGGGCCTCGCGCTCGACTCGATCGCGTCGCTCGCGGAGGACGTCGACGGCGTGGTCGGACAGCTGCGCAGCGGCGAGCTCGGGCGCAATCTCGCCGAGACGGCGCACGCGCTGAACGACCTCGCGCTCGAGGTCCGCGACGGCGACGGCCTGCTGCACAGCCTCGTGTACGACAACTACGCGGGCGGAGGCGTCGAGAGCATCGAGCGCTCGCTCGCGTCGCTCGAGCACATCCTGAACGCCGTGCGCACGGGCGAGGGCATCCTGCACGACCTGATCTACAAGGAGACGAACGAGCAGGATCTCGTCGTCGAGGTGCTCGAGGCGGGTGCGCGCCTCAACTCCATCCTCGCGAAGGTCGACCGCGGCGAGGGCACGTTCGGGCTCATGCTGAATGACCCGACGCTCTACGAGGACCTGAAGATCCTCGTCGGCGGCGCGCAGCGGAGCGGCGTCGTGCGCTCGCTGATCCGCATGTCGGTGGAGTCGGGGCGTGAGTGA
- a CDS encoding zinc ribbon domain-containing protein, translating to MPVYEYLCAKCEHEFEREQRITDAPVKTCPKCKSRRVKRLISQTSFVLKGGGWYADGYGSKKDGKKSDDGGASSGDAGASKSEAASTSNESTSESAPKKDKDAKGSATKKSKSGAGKSKAKAA from the coding sequence ATGCCGGTCTACGAGTACCTCTGCGCGAAGTGCGAGCACGAGTTCGAGCGCGAGCAGCGCATCACCGACGCCCCGGTGAAGACGTGCCCGAAGTGCAAGTCGCGCCGCGTCAAGCGCCTGATCTCCCAAACATCGTTCGTGCTGAAGGGCGGCGGCTGGTACGCGGACGGCTACGGCAGCAAGAAGGACGGCAAGAAGTCGGACGACGGCGGCGCGTCGAGCGGCGACGCGGGCGCGAGCAAGAGCGAAGCCGCGAGCACCTCGAACGAGTCGACCTCCGAGTCCGCTCCGAAGAAGGACAAGGACGCGAAGGGCTCGGCCACGAAGAAGTCGAAGTCGGGCGCGGGCAAGTCGAAGGCGAAGGCCGCGTAG
- the proC gene encoding pyrroline-5-carboxylate reductase, with product MTAATDATESTAAVRGSDALGALRIGFTGCGAMARALAGGLVAAGVRRDHLCASDPVAAAREAFGAHVGAEALEDNARVVERSDVVVLAVKPGVVDPALAALAGRPGLDAKLWVSIAAGVPIHAIAARLPAGARIVRAMPNTPALARSGATAFVANAHATQADRTAARALFEAVGYAWEAPSEALLDAVTGLSGSGPAYVFLFLEALGDAGVRAGLPRDAAYALAFHTVRGAAQLAIESGLHPAALKDQVTSPGGTTIAGLERLEAGGVRAALHEAVAAATRRSRELGGS from the coding sequence GTGACGGCAGCGACGGATGCGACGGAGTCGACCGCGGCGGTGCGCGGGAGCGACGCGCTCGGCGCGCTCCGGATCGGCTTCACCGGCTGCGGGGCGATGGCGCGCGCGCTGGCGGGCGGCCTCGTCGCGGCGGGGGTCCGCCGCGACCACCTGTGCGCGAGCGACCCGGTCGCGGCGGCGCGCGAGGCGTTCGGCGCGCACGTCGGCGCCGAGGCGCTCGAGGACAACGCGCGCGTCGTCGAGCGGAGCGACGTCGTCGTGCTCGCCGTCAAGCCGGGCGTCGTCGACCCGGCGCTCGCGGCACTCGCGGGCCGGCCGGGCCTCGATGCGAAGCTGTGGGTCTCGATCGCGGCGGGCGTGCCGATCCACGCGATCGCGGCGCGCCTCCCGGCCGGCGCCCGCATCGTCCGCGCGATGCCCAACACGCCGGCGCTCGCGCGGAGCGGCGCGACGGCGTTCGTGGCGAACGCGCACGCGACGCAGGCCGATCGCACCGCGGCGCGCGCGCTCTTCGAGGCCGTCGGCTACGCGTGGGAGGCGCCGAGCGAGGCGCTCCTCGACGCGGTCACGGGGCTCTCGGGAAGCGGGCCGGCCTACGTGTTCCTGTTCCTCGAGGCGCTCGGCGACGCCGGCGTCCGAGCCGGCCTGCCGCGCGACGCGGCCTACGCCCTCGCCTTCCACACGGTGCGCGGCGCCGCGCAGCTCGCGATCGAGTCGGGCCTCCACCCGGCCGCCCTGAAGGACCAGGTGACCTCGCCCGGCGGCACGACCATCGCCGGCCTCGAGCGCCTCGAGGCGGGCGGCGTCCGCGCCGCCCTGCACGAGGCGGTCGCCGCGGCGACGCGCCGCTCGCGCGAGCTCGGCGGCAGCTGA
- a CDS encoding ABC transporter permease encodes MTAASRGDEGAGGAPGGDGARELALERLGDRVLDGLDAFGDFLLLGARTWRTVLAPRFPARDVVAQFESLAVRSLAIVGVTALFTGMVLALQTVVSLSRFGAKPYTGSFVGLAIALELGPVLTALMVSGRVGAGIAAELGSMAVTEQIDAIRALGADPVQKLVLPRVLACTFGLPLLTVVADVLGVLGGGLIAGQNGIGADFYMSTVTTTVTLENFLQGIGKTFVFGWIVASVACYTGVHTRGGTVGVGKATTRAVVVSSIAVFVSDFFLSKLLLML; translated from the coding sequence GTGACGGCCGCGTCGCGGGGGGACGAAGGCGCGGGCGGCGCGCCGGGCGGCGACGGTGCGCGCGAGCTCGCGCTCGAGCGCCTCGGCGACCGCGTGCTCGACGGGCTCGACGCCTTCGGCGACTTCCTGCTCCTCGGCGCGCGCACCTGGCGCACGGTGCTCGCGCCGCGCTTCCCGGCGCGCGACGTCGTCGCGCAGTTCGAGTCGCTCGCGGTGCGCTCGCTCGCGATCGTCGGCGTCACCGCGCTCTTCACCGGGATGGTGCTCGCGCTGCAAACGGTCGTGTCGCTCTCGCGCTTCGGCGCGAAGCCGTACACGGGCAGCTTCGTCGGGCTCGCGATCGCGCTCGAGCTCGGGCCCGTGCTGACGGCGCTGATGGTCTCGGGCCGCGTCGGTGCGGGCATCGCCGCCGAGCTCGGGTCGATGGCGGTGACGGAGCAGATCGACGCGATCCGCGCGCTCGGTGCCGACCCCGTGCAGAAGCTCGTGCTGCCGCGCGTCCTCGCGTGCACGTTCGGCCTGCCGCTGCTGACCGTCGTCGCCGACGTGCTCGGCGTGCTCGGCGGCGGCCTGATCGCGGGCCAGAACGGCATCGGCGCCGACTTCTACATGAGCACCGTGACCACGACGGTGACGCTCGAGAACTTCCTCCAGGGCATCGGGAAGACGTTCGTGTTCGGATGGATCGTCGCGTCGGTCGCCTGCTACACGGGCGTGCACACGCGCGGCGGCACGGTCGGCGTGGGGAAGGCGACGACGCGCGCGGTCGTCGTCTCGTCGATCGCCGTCTTCGTCTCGGACTTCTTCCTGAGCAAGCTGCTGCTGATGCTATGA
- a CDS encoding rubrerythrin family protein, protein MAKLNGTKTHQNLKDAFAGESQANRRYLYFAKQADIEGYPEVGGLFRDTAEAETGHAHGHLDFLKAAGDPATGKPIGDTSANLGAAVAGETYEYTEMYPGMAKTARDEGLGDVADWFETLAKAEKSHAGRFQKALDGLEEL, encoded by the coding sequence ATGGCGAAGCTCAACGGCACCAAGACGCACCAGAACCTGAAGGACGCGTTCGCCGGCGAATCGCAGGCCAACCGCCGCTACCTCTACTTCGCGAAGCAGGCCGACATCGAGGGCTACCCCGAGGTCGGGGGCCTGTTCCGCGACACGGCCGAGGCCGAGACGGGTCACGCGCACGGCCACCTCGACTTCCTCAAGGCCGCCGGCGACCCGGCGACGGGCAAGCCCATCGGCGACACGTCCGCGAACCTCGGCGCGGCGGTCGCCGGCGAGACCTACGAGTACACGGAGATGTACCCGGGCATGGCGAAGACCGCGCGCGACGAGGGCCTCGGCGACGTCGCCGACTGGTTCGAGACGCTGGCGAAGGCCGAGAAGTCTCACGCCGGCCGCTTCCAGAAGGCGCTCGACGGGCTCGAGGAGCTCTGA
- a CDS encoding DivIVA domain-containing protein produces the protein MRLTPLDIRGHKFRSAWRGLDAVEVETFLAGVAEDYEAVVRESESRADQIRRLEARLEELSLNEALLKETLVTAQNLGDELRKTAQTQADVLLAEAEVKAEKILDAAHRRAARLSEEIRSLRGLRSRLASALRTSIGTHLSLVDALAADPDADEAVLEGELLDGDAPLGGPRASATRGPTST, from the coding sequence ATGCGCCTGACGCCGCTCGACATTCGTGGCCACAAGTTCCGGTCGGCGTGGCGCGGCCTCGACGCGGTCGAGGTCGAGACGTTCCTCGCGGGCGTCGCCGAGGACTACGAGGCCGTCGTGCGCGAGTCGGAGTCGCGGGCCGACCAGATCCGTCGGCTCGAAGCGAGGCTCGAGGAGCTCTCGCTCAACGAGGCGCTCCTCAAGGAGACCCTCGTGACGGCCCAGAACCTGGGCGACGAGCTGCGCAAGACGGCCCAGACGCAGGCCGACGTGCTGCTCGCCGAGGCCGAGGTGAAGGCGGAGAAGATCCTCGACGCCGCCCATCGCCGGGCCGCGCGGCTCTCGGAGGAGATCCGAAGCCTGCGCGGGCTCCGCAGCCGGCTCGCGAGCGCGCTGCGGACCTCGATCGGAACGCACCTGTCGCTCGTCGACGCGCTCGCGGCCGATCCGGATGCCGACGAGGCCGTGCTCGAAGGCGAGCTGCTCGACGGCGACGCGCCGCTCGGCGGGCCGCGCGCGAGCGCGACGCGGGGCCCGACGTCGACGTAG
- a CDS encoding Maf family protein, whose product MPARVAAAAPAPRLVLASASPRRRELLARAGFAFEVEPADIPEERAPEEAPEAFARRLAREKVLAVAARAPGAVVLGADTIVVLGGDVLGKPRDPEHAVALLSRLVGRAHVVVTAVAVCAGGVAREVAVASEVRMRDATRDEIRAYVATGEPLDKAGAYGLQGEGRRFVVAVAGSETNVIGLPVAETVALLRAAGVAPSAPAARDRGATADRA is encoded by the coding sequence GTGCCTGCCCGCGTCGCCGCCGCCGCTCCCGCCCCCCGCCTCGTGCTCGCGAGCGCCTCGCCGCGCCGGCGCGAGCTGCTGGCGCGCGCCGGCTTCGCCTTCGAGGTCGAGCCCGCCGACATCCCGGAGGAGCGCGCCCCCGAAGAGGCGCCCGAGGCGTTCGCGCGGCGCCTCGCGCGCGAGAAGGTGCTCGCCGTCGCGGCGCGCGCGCCCGGGGCCGTCGTGCTCGGCGCCGACACGATCGTCGTGCTCGGCGGCGACGTGCTCGGCAAGCCGCGCGACCCGGAGCACGCGGTCGCCCTGCTCTCGCGCCTGGTCGGCCGCGCGCACGTCGTCGTCACCGCGGTCGCCGTGTGCGCGGGAGGCGTCGCGCGCGAGGTCGCGGTCGCGAGCGAGGTGCGGATGCGCGACGCGACGCGCGACGAGATCCGCGCCTACGTCGCGACCGGCGAGCCGCTCGACAAGGCCGGGGCCTACGGACTCCAGGGCGAGGGGCGCCGCTTCGTCGTCGCCGTCGCCGGGAGCGAGACGAACGTGATCGGCCTGCCCGTCGCCGAGACGGTCGCCCTGCTGCGCGCGGCGGGTGTCGCGCCGTCCGCGCCCGCTGCGCGCGACCGCGGCGCGACGGCGGATCGCGCGTGA
- a CDS encoding DUF3501 family protein, whose translation MSALAASDLLDRARYERVRDAYRARVIAHKRDRRVAVGELVSLVFEDRETVRYQILEMARVERIDDPAKLAHEIEVYGELLPTSHELAATLFIEIPEMGRIRSELDRLLGIDAHVALVVGRGDGAARVRARFDERQMEADRISAVHYLRFPLDDGARARFLASDDAEPARLVIDHPAYAFETELAGGVRESLRRDLRGETPSLLDPSSVPAGAPTAPVRVLEEDALVRVVEPALRRRVVHLRVEPRAAVASLADCEPAVAAALFEKARGIAGSLAARGVAARVVGVFPAADGRAAPADAGAALEVVSLEASTDA comes from the coding sequence GTGAGCGCGCTCGCCGCGAGCGACCTCCTCGACCGCGCGCGCTACGAGCGCGTGCGCGACGCGTACCGCGCGCGCGTGATCGCGCACAAGCGCGATCGCCGCGTCGCCGTCGGCGAGCTCGTCTCGCTCGTCTTCGAGGATCGCGAGACCGTCCGCTACCAGATCCTCGAGATGGCGCGCGTCGAGCGCATCGACGACCCCGCGAAGCTCGCGCACGAGATCGAAGTGTACGGCGAGCTCCTCCCCACTTCGCACGAGCTCGCGGCGACGCTGTTCATCGAGATCCCGGAGATGGGCCGCATCCGCAGCGAGCTCGACCGCCTGCTCGGCATCGACGCGCACGTCGCGCTCGTCGTCGGCCGCGGCGACGGCGCCGCGCGCGTGCGCGCGCGCTTCGACGAGCGACAGATGGAGGCCGACCGCATCTCGGCCGTCCACTACCTCCGCTTCCCGCTCGACGACGGCGCGCGCGCGCGCTTCCTCGCGAGCGACGACGCGGAGCCCGCGCGCCTCGTGATCGACCACCCGGCCTACGCCTTCGAGACGGAGCTCGCGGGCGGAGTGCGCGAGAGCCTGCGGCGCGACCTGCGCGGCGAGACGCCGTCGCTGCTCGACCCGTCCTCGGTGCCCGCCGGCGCACCGACCGCTCCGGTGCGCGTGCTCGAGGAGGACGCCCTCGTGCGCGTCGTCGAGCCCGCGCTCCGGCGGCGCGTCGTGCACCTGCGCGTCGAGCCGCGCGCAGCCGTCGCCTCGCTCGCCGACTGCGAGCCCGCGGTGGCGGCCGCGCTGTTCGAGAAGGCGCGCGGGATCGCCGGCTCGCTCGCCGCGCGCGGAGTCGCGGCGCGCGTCGTCGGGGTGTTCCCGGCGGCGGACGGACGCGCAGCGCCCGCGGACGCCGGCGCCGCGCTCGAGGTCGTCTCGCTCGAGGCCTCGACCGACGCCTAG
- a CDS encoding heterodisulfide reductase-related iron-sulfur binding cluster, which yields MKVDPPELPTSQWSYDDPGFWDEDALFRELRRVGDICHQCRRCLPLCPSFPKLFELVDATDDEIAGVARAGFDEVNELCFHCKQCFNHCPYTPPHEWDVDFPQLMRRHQLVRTKRDGVPLSRRLATNTDLLGRVGRAAPALLNLANTNRLSRVAMEKTVGIHRDWVMPSYTSDTVDRWFGARGPRAEGANGRAVLFTTCSVNYSDPAAGRAAVLVLERSDVRVDVCYERCCGMPHTDTGDLDAVRANARRNVDDLLPHVEAGAAVVVPGPSCSLLIRNEYPKLLGTEAARRVADATIDLMEFLLRLGKEKRLNRDFTRPLGRVAYHAPCHLRAQNVGFPSRALLKAAGADVVLVDACSGVDGTWGMQARFHDASMQVASRMLERIEAAEADHVATECPLSALRIEEATGRKALHPIVLLHRAYGGDEA from the coding sequence ATGAAGGTGGACCCGCCCGAGCTCCCGACGTCGCAGTGGTCGTACGACGACCCGGGCTTCTGGGACGAGGACGCGCTCTTCCGCGAGCTCCGCCGCGTCGGCGACATCTGCCACCAGTGCCGCCGCTGCCTGCCCCTCTGCCCGTCCTTCCCGAAGCTCTTCGAGCTCGTCGACGCGACCGACGACGAGATCGCCGGCGTCGCACGGGCGGGCTTCGACGAGGTGAACGAGCTCTGCTTCCACTGCAAGCAGTGCTTCAACCACTGTCCGTACACGCCGCCGCACGAATGGGACGTCGACTTCCCGCAGCTCATGCGCCGCCACCAGCTCGTGCGCACGAAGCGCGACGGCGTCCCGCTCTCCCGCCGCCTCGCGACGAACACGGATCTGCTCGGCAGGGTCGGCCGCGCGGCGCCGGCGCTCCTCAACCTCGCCAACACGAACCGGCTGTCGCGCGTCGCGATGGAGAAGACGGTCGGCATCCACCGCGACTGGGTGATGCCGTCGTACACGTCCGACACGGTCGATCGCTGGTTCGGCGCGCGCGGCCCGCGCGCCGAGGGCGCGAACGGGCGCGCCGTCCTGTTCACCACGTGCAGCGTGAACTACAGCGACCCGGCCGCGGGGCGCGCCGCCGTCCTCGTCCTCGAGCGCAGCGACGTGCGCGTCGACGTCTGCTACGAGCGCTGCTGCGGCATGCCGCACACCGACACGGGCGACCTCGACGCCGTGCGCGCGAACGCGCGCCGCAACGTCGACGACCTGCTCCCCCACGTCGAGGCGGGCGCCGCCGTCGTCGTGCCCGGGCCGTCCTGCTCGCTGCTGATCCGCAACGAGTACCCGAAGCTCCTCGGCACGGAGGCCGCGCGCCGCGTCGCCGACGCGACGATCGACCTGATGGAGTTCCTGCTCCGCCTCGGCAAGGAGAAGCGCCTGAACCGCGACTTCACGCGGCCGCTCGGACGCGTCGCCTACCACGCCCCGTGCCATCTGCGCGCGCAGAACGTCGGCTTCCCGTCGCGCGCGCTGCTCAAGGCCGCCGGCGCGGACGTCGTGCTCGTCGACGCCTGCTCGGGCGTCGACGGCACGTGGGGAATGCAGGCGCGCTTCCACGACGCGTCGATGCAGGTCGCGAGCCGCATGCTCGAACGCATCGAGGCGGCCGAGGCCGACCACGTCGCCACCGAGTGCCCGCTCTCCGCGCTGCGCATCGAGGAGGCGACCGGCCGCAAGGCGCTCCACCCGATCGTCCTGCTCCACCGCGCGTACGGCGGCGACGAAGCGTGA
- a CDS encoding ABC transporter ATP-binding protein — MSGSAVGTTAATDGTAARTDDGALPFVEIRGLHKRFGANRVLRGVDLVVPRGSVFTILGGSGSGKSVLLKHLVGLLRPDAGRVVVDGVDATAFGEAEWIPVRRRIGYVFQGAALFDSLDVYENLAYPLREHEDWPEERIARRVAQCLEAVGLAGVERRMPAALSGGMRKRVGVARAIALEPSAILYDEPTTGLDPGNSRRIGRLIRSLQQRLHATSVVVTHDLELCKTISDRVALLRHGVVCEEGSIEELRAGALPAVAEFLDGEGEDDAAAAHAEAGDDGPGDGGPGDESRKEAERGR, encoded by the coding sequence ATGAGCGGGAGCGCGGTCGGCACGACGGCGGCGACGGACGGGACGGCGGCGCGCACCGACGACGGCGCGCTTCCGTTCGTCGAGATCCGCGGGCTGCACAAGCGGTTCGGCGCGAACCGCGTGCTGCGCGGCGTCGACCTCGTCGTCCCGCGCGGCAGCGTGTTCACGATCCTCGGCGGCTCGGGCTCGGGCAAGAGCGTGCTGCTCAAGCACCTGGTCGGACTGCTGCGCCCCGACGCGGGACGCGTCGTCGTCGACGGCGTCGACGCGACGGCGTTCGGCGAGGCCGAGTGGATCCCCGTGCGCCGCCGCATCGGCTACGTCTTCCAGGGCGCCGCGCTGTTCGATTCGCTTGACGTCTACGAGAACCTCGCCTACCCGCTGCGCGAGCACGAGGACTGGCCCGAGGAGCGCATCGCGCGGCGCGTCGCGCAGTGCCTCGAGGCGGTCGGGCTCGCGGGCGTCGAGCGCCGCATGCCCGCCGCGCTCTCCGGCGGGATGCGCAAGCGCGTCGGCGTCGCGCGCGCGATCGCGCTCGAGCCGAGCGCCATCCTCTACGACGAGCCGACGACCGGCCTCGACCCGGGCAACTCGCGCCGCATCGGGCGGCTCATCCGCTCGCTGCAGCAGCGCCTGCACGCGACGTCGGTCGTCGTCACGCACGATCTCGAGCTGTGCAAGACGATCTCGGACCGCGTGGCGCTGCTGCGCCACGGGGTCGTGTGCGAGGAGGGCTCGATCGAGGAGCTGCGGGCCGGCGCGCTGCCGGCCGTCGCCGAGTTCCTCGACGGCGAGGGCGAGGACGACGCGGCCGCCGCGCACGCGGAGGCGGGCGACGACGGTCCGGGCGACGGCGGGCCGGGCGACGAGAGCCGGAAGGAGGCGGAACGTGGACGGTGA
- a CDS encoding DUF2203 family protein, whose amino-acid sequence MSDERRRWSLETARALLPEVRARTERAVREFEALDAERRALAERPGAETGDDADEAGDDAAPAADEDAFDAGDERARVEARLRACISRWVREMEALGLEVKGAWLVDFDNGSGYYCWRWPEHDVAHFHGYDEGFASRVRIQ is encoded by the coding sequence GTGAGTGACGAGCGGCGACGCTGGAGCCTCGAGACGGCGCGCGCGCTGCTGCCCGAGGTGCGCGCGCGCACCGAGCGCGCCGTCCGCGAGTTCGAGGCGCTCGACGCCGAGCGGCGCGCGCTCGCGGAGCGGCCCGGGGCCGAGACGGGCGACGACGCCGACGAGGCGGGCGACGACGCGGCGCCCGCGGCCGACGAGGACGCGTTCGATGCCGGCGACGAGCGCGCGCGCGTGGAGGCGCGCCTGCGCGCGTGCATCTCCCGCTGGGTGCGCGAGATGGAGGCGCTCGGTCTCGAGGTGAAGGGCGCGTGGCTCGTCGACTTCGACAACGGCAGCGGGTACTACTGCTGGCGCTGGCCGGAGCACGACGTCGCGCACTTCCACGGCTACGACGAGGGCTTCGCTTCGCGCGTGCGCATCCAGTGA
- a CDS encoding YggS family pyridoxal phosphate-dependent enzyme, with translation MSGRAEAALRDAARALAPELGERLAAVRARIAAAARRAGRAPDEVRLVAVSKRQPLERIAAAVLAGARDLGENYVQEARDKRDAVLAAVAGDAPPPRWHLIGPLQRNKAAAAVALFDTVETVDRAALADELARRAAAAGRVLPVLLQVNVDGDDRKSGVAPEGAEALLAACARHGALRIEGLMTIPRAAGPDAARAAFARLRALRDRLRSAPGGAGLRELSMGMSGDFEIAVEEGATSVRVGTAIFGEREDAPRPAPGGSDGDASGGPGAASDGGRT, from the coding sequence GTGAGCGGGCGCGCCGAAGCCGCGCTCCGCGACGCGGCGCGCGCGCTCGCGCCCGAGCTCGGCGAGCGGCTCGCGGCCGTGCGCGCGCGCATCGCGGCGGCCGCGCGCCGCGCCGGGCGCGCGCCCGACGAGGTGCGGCTCGTCGCCGTGTCGAAGCGCCAGCCCCTCGAGCGCATCGCGGCCGCCGTGCTCGCCGGCGCGCGGGACCTCGGCGAGAACTACGTGCAGGAGGCGCGCGACAAGCGCGATGCCGTGCTCGCCGCGGTGGCGGGCGACGCACCGCCGCCGCGCTGGCACCTGATCGGGCCGCTCCAGCGCAACAAGGCGGCCGCGGCCGTCGCGCTCTTCGACACGGTCGAGACCGTCGACCGCGCGGCGCTCGCCGACGAGCTCGCGCGCCGCGCGGCGGCGGCGGGCCGCGTGCTGCCGGTGCTCCTGCAGGTGAACGTCGACGGCGACGACCGCAAGAGCGGCGTCGCGCCCGAGGGCGCGGAGGCCCTCCTCGCCGCGTGCGCGCGCCACGGCGCCCTGCGCATCGAGGGGCTGATGACGATCCCGCGCGCCGCCGGTCCGGACGCGGCGCGGGCCGCCTTCGCGCGGCTGCGCGCGCTGCGCGATAGGCTCCGCAGCGCGCCGGGCGGCGCCGGGCTGCGCGAGCTCTCGATGGGCATGTCGGGCGACTTCGAGATCGCGGTCGAGGAAGGCGCGACGTCGGTGCGCGTCGGCACCGCGATCTTCGGCGAGCGCGAGGACGCGCCGCGGCCCGCCCCCGGCGGAAGCGACGGCGATGCGAGCGGCGGCCCGGGCGCGGCGAGCGACGGAGGACGGACGTGA
- a CDS encoding sulfatase-like hydrolase/transferase, whose translation MGRRSLGLAMAFGLLRALAAPIAHADAPPNLIVVVLDDIGIDRVGAFGSATSGPTPHIDALAAQGVRFDRFWAQPVCSPFRASALTGLEPWQHGVGSVIFPDGEARAIGLDPNADTIAKRLRAAGYRTEAIGKWHLAGDPVPTGLHPLLSGFDHHRGTLGNPADSGGNYSRYVKCRDGSCWMREHRPYLTTDTTNDAIDVLYGSEPFFLWLAFNAAHVPLHVPPPYLHSFAVSNCFATPATKVECSKAITEAVDRELGRFLTYVDWSTTTVIVVSDNGTSANVLEPPDPDRGKATLYESGIHTPLIVRGSAVAPGAVGGVSHALVQASDLFATVLELAGLGDAPPSSISFAAQLVDPAAPSARTHAFAETFTPNGGPPDPSRKHGRAVRDDRYKLIEWAQDDERRIEMYDLGGSAPDVDETNDLLAGGPLDASESAALATLTRALATTGALPVPSATLASPSGAAGAAALLALGSALATARRERARRARRRARD comes from the coding sequence ATGGGTCGGCGCTCGCTCGGCCTCGCGATGGCGTTCGGTCTGCTGCGCGCACTCGCGGCGCCGATTGCGCATGCCGACGCTCCGCCCAATCTGATCGTCGTCGTGCTCGACGACATCGGAATCGACCGCGTCGGCGCCTTCGGCAGCGCGACGTCCGGACCGACCCCCCACATCGACGCGCTCGCGGCGCAGGGCGTGCGCTTCGACCGCTTCTGGGCGCAGCCCGTCTGCTCGCCGTTCCGCGCGTCCGCACTCACGGGGCTCGAGCCATGGCAGCACGGCGTCGGGAGCGTGATCTTCCCCGACGGCGAGGCGCGCGCGATCGGGCTCGATCCGAACGCCGACACGATCGCGAAGCGGCTGCGCGCGGCGGGCTATCGCACCGAGGCGATCGGAAAGTGGCACCTGGCGGGCGACCCCGTGCCGACGGGGCTCCACCCGCTCCTGTCCGGCTTCGACCACCATCGCGGCACGCTCGGCAACCCGGCCGACAGCGGTGGCAACTACTCCCGTTACGTGAAGTGCAGGGACGGCTCCTGCTGGATGCGCGAGCACCGCCCCTACCTCACCACCGACACGACGAACGACGCGATCGACGTCCTGTACGGCAGCGAGCCCTTCTTCCTGTGGCTCGCCTTCAACGCAGCGCACGTCCCGCTCCACGTCCCGCCGCCCTACCTGCACTCGTTCGCCGTCTCGAACTGCTTCGCGACGCCGGCGACGAAGGTCGAGTGCTCGAAGGCGATCACCGAAGCCGTCGACCGCGAGCTCGGTCGGTTCCTCACCTACGTCGACTGGAGCACGACGACCGTCATCGTCGTCTCGGACAACGGGACCTCCGCGAACGTCCTCGAGCCGCCCGATCCCGACCGGGGAAAGGCGACGCTGTACGAATCGGGGATCCACACGCCGTTGATCGTGCGCGGGAGCGCCGTCGCTCCGGGTGCGGTGGGCGGCGTCTCGCACGCGCTCGTCCAGGCTTCGGACCTGTTTGCGACGGTGCTCGAGCTGGCCGGCCTCGGCGATGCGCCGCCGAGCTCGATCAGCTTCGCCGCGCAGCTCGTCGACCCGGCGGCGCCGTCCGCGCGCACGCACGCGTTCGCGGAGACGTTCACGCCGAACGGCGGCCCGCCCGACCCGTCGCGCAAGCACGGCCGCGCAGTGCGCGACGACCGATACAAGCTGATCGAATGGGCCCAGGACGACGAACGGCGCATCGAGATGTACGACCTCGGCGGGAGCGCGCCCGACGTCGACGAGACGAACGACCTGCTCGCCGGAGGCCCGCTCGACGCGAGCGAGTCCGCCGCACTCGCCACGCTCACGCGCGCGCTCGCGACGACGGGTGCCCTGCCCGTGCCGAGCGCGACGCTCGCGAGCCCATCCGGTGCGGCGGGCGCGGCCGCGCTGCTCGCGCTCGGCAGCGCGCTCGCGACCGCGCGCCGCGAGCGCGCGCGACGCGCACGGCGGCGCGCGCGCGATTGA